The proteins below are encoded in one region of Maribacter aestuarii:
- a CDS encoding LemA family protein, producing MKKGIIVLIVLGVIAFGLYKWGVSFNNTAVSLEETATKTWANVESSYQRRNDLIGNLIKTVQGAADFERGTLTDVIEARAKATSVNIDPTNITPEQLAEFNQAQSGLSGALSRLLVTVERYPELKANQNFLELQSQLEGTENRINVARDRFNASVEPYNLHIKKFPNSILAGMLNFDELAYYRSEAGSENAPDVNFEFE from the coding sequence ATGAAAAAAGGAATAATTGTACTTATCGTACTCGGAGTCATCGCATTTGGACTTTATAAATGGGGCGTTAGCTTCAATAACACTGCCGTAAGCCTTGAGGAAACCGCTACTAAAACTTGGGCCAATGTTGAGAGTTCTTACCAACGCAGGAACGACCTTATCGGAAATTTAATTAAAACCGTACAGGGAGCTGCTGATTTCGAGCGTGGTACTTTAACCGATGTAATTGAAGCCCGGGCAAAAGCCACCTCCGTAAATATAGACCCAACCAATATTACTCCTGAACAACTAGCGGAGTTTAACCAAGCCCAAAGTGGATTAAGCGGTGCTTTAAGTAGACTTCTAGTCACTGTAGAGCGTTATCCGGAATTAAAGGCCAATCAAAACTTTTTGGAACTACAGTCACAACTTGAGGGAACCGAAAATAGAATTAATGTTGCCAGAGATCGTTTTAACGCTTCTGTAGAACCCTACAATCTTCACATAAAAAAGTTTCCAAATTCAATTTTAGCCGGTATGTTGAATTTTGATGAATTGGCCTACTATAGGTCCGAGGCGGGATCTGAAAATGCTCCTGACGTTAATTTTGAGTTTGAATAA
- the alaS gene encoding alanine--tRNA ligase, with the protein MNSKEIRKQFLGFFESKNHKIVPSAPMVIKDDSTLLFTNAGMNQFKEFFLGISEPKNVRVADTQKCLRVSGKHNDLEEVGKDTYHHTMFEMLGNWSFGDYFKEEAISWAWELLTDVLKIDRDSLYVSIFEGSDDADNLEKDHEAFALWNKIVPEDRIILGNKKDNFWEMGDQGPCGPCSEIHVDIRSKEEKAKVSGASLVNQDHPLVVEIWNLVFMQYNRKADGKLVSLPAKHVDTGMGFERLCMVLQNVKSNYDTDVFTPLISEIETITGATYGDKEETDIAIRVIADHIRAVAFSIADGQLPSNTGAGYVIRRILRRAVRYGFTFLDTKEPFMYRLVNVLTQTMGEAFPEIKEQKQLIENVIKEEEHSFLKTLDQGLVLLDTIISNSKAKTVDGAKAFELYDTFGFPIDLTALILSEKGYELDEEGFDAAMQKQKNRSKSASEVSKEDWNVLESDTEQEFVGYDVLEAEVKIVKYRKVISKKDGELFQLVFNLTPFYAEGGGQVGDKGYLESADGDVVYIIDTKKENNEIIHFAENLPKKLEGTFKAVVDSKQRQRTEANHTATHLLHQALREVLGTHVEQKGSAVHSKYLRFDFSHFSKMTAQELREVEDFVNARIEGHLPLQENRNVPMQQALSEGAMALFGEKYGDAVRTVRFGKSIELCGGTHVKNTADIWHFKIRSEGAVAAGIRRIEAITSDAVKDFYSENNKLLFEIKDVLGNAQDPLKAVSSLQEENSELKKQVTQLLKEKAKSLKGDLAEELEEINGVKFLAKKLDLDAASIKDLCFEMGQNRDDLFLIFGTEQNGKALLSCYISKELVASKNLNAGTIVRELGKYIQGGGGGQPFFATAGGKNPGGIAEALAKAKAYMV; encoded by the coding sequence ATGAATTCCAAAGAAATACGAAAGCAGTTTTTAGGATTTTTTGAGAGTAAAAATCACAAAATAGTTCCTTCGGCACCTATGGTCATAAAAGATGATTCTACCTTGCTTTTTACCAATGCGGGAATGAATCAGTTCAAAGAATTTTTCTTGGGAATTTCGGAGCCTAAAAACGTTCGGGTCGCGGATACCCAAAAATGCCTTCGAGTGAGTGGTAAGCACAATGACTTGGAAGAGGTGGGTAAGGATACTTACCACCACACTATGTTCGAGATGTTGGGCAACTGGAGTTTTGGGGATTACTTTAAAGAGGAAGCTATTTCTTGGGCCTGGGAATTACTGACGGATGTTTTGAAAATTGACAGGGATAGCCTTTACGTTTCGATATTTGAAGGAAGTGATGATGCCGATAATCTAGAAAAGGATCACGAAGCGTTCGCATTATGGAATAAAATTGTACCCGAAGACCGAATTATCTTGGGGAACAAAAAGGACAATTTCTGGGAAATGGGTGATCAAGGTCCCTGCGGTCCATGTTCGGAAATACATGTGGATATTAGGTCCAAAGAAGAGAAAGCCAAAGTTTCCGGAGCTAGTCTGGTAAACCAGGACCATCCATTGGTGGTAGAAATATGGAACTTAGTTTTTATGCAATATAATCGCAAGGCCGATGGAAAACTTGTAAGCCTGCCTGCCAAACATGTAGATACCGGAATGGGTTTCGAGCGCCTTTGTATGGTTCTCCAAAACGTAAAGTCCAATTATGATACGGATGTCTTTACACCACTAATTAGCGAGATTGAAACCATTACTGGCGCTACATATGGCGATAAGGAGGAAACGGATATTGCCATACGTGTAATCGCCGATCACATTAGAGCGGTGGCCTTTTCCATCGCAGACGGACAGTTGCCAAGTAATACTGGGGCAGGTTATGTTATCAGGCGAATTCTACGGCGTGCGGTACGTTACGGATTTACGTTTTTGGACACAAAGGAGCCTTTTATGTACCGTTTGGTAAACGTATTGACCCAGACGATGGGTGAGGCTTTCCCGGAAATAAAAGAACAAAAGCAACTAATCGAGAACGTTATTAAGGAGGAAGAACATTCTTTTCTTAAGACCCTGGATCAGGGTTTGGTTTTATTGGATACTATTATTTCAAATTCTAAGGCCAAGACCGTAGACGGTGCCAAAGCGTTCGAATTGTACGATACGTTTGGTTTCCCAATAGATCTAACTGCTCTAATTTTAAGCGAAAAGGGATACGAATTAGACGAGGAGGGTTTTGATGCTGCAATGCAAAAACAAAAAAATCGTTCCAAATCGGCTTCGGAAGTCTCAAAAGAGGATTGGAACGTTTTGGAATCGGACACGGAACAGGAGTTCGTTGGATACGATGTATTGGAGGCTGAAGTGAAAATCGTTAAATATAGAAAAGTCATTTCCAAGAAGGATGGTGAACTTTTTCAGTTGGTTTTTAATTTAACCCCTTTTTATGCCGAGGGTGGTGGTCAAGTAGGGGACAAAGGTTATTTGGAATCGGCCGATGGAGATGTTGTGTATATCATTGATACAAAAAAGGAGAATAACGAAATTATCCATTTTGCAGAAAACCTTCCAAAAAAATTAGAGGGAACTTTTAAAGCAGTTGTAGATAGTAAGCAGCGCCAGCGAACGGAAGCTAATCATACCGCGACCCATCTTTTACATCAGGCCCTTAGAGAGGTTTTGGGAACCCATGTTGAGCAAAAAGGCTCGGCGGTGCATTCAAAATACTTGCGTTTTGACTTTTCCCACTTTTCTAAAATGACCGCCCAGGAGCTCAGGGAGGTAGAGGATTTTGTAAATGCCAGAATTGAAGGTCATTTACCCTTACAGGAAAATAGAAATGTTCCGATGCAACAGGCCCTTTCCGAGGGCGCTATGGCACTGTTTGGGGAAAAGTATGGAGACGCTGTGAGAACGGTTCGCTTTGGAAAATCAATTGAACTATGTGGCGGTACACATGTGAAAAATACCGCGGACATATGGCATTTTAAAATCCGTTCAGAGGGTGCGGTTGCCGCTGGTATACGCAGAATTGAAGCCATTACAAGTGATGCAGTAAAAGATTTTTATTCTGAGAACAACAAATTACTTTTTGAAATTAAGGATGTGCTTGGAAATGCCCAGGATCCTCTAAAAGCCGTGAGCAGTTTACAGGAAGAAAACTCAGAATTGAAGAAACAGGTCACACAATTATTAAAGGAAAAAGCAAAAAGTCTAAAGGGAGACTTGGCAGAGGAACTCGAAGAAATAAATGGGGTTAAATTCCTCGCCAAGAAACTAGATTTAGATGCGGCCAGTATTAAGGACCTTTGTTTTGAAATGGGACAAAACAGAGATGATTTATTCTTGATATTTGGTACGGAACAAAACGGTAAGGCTTTGTTATCCTGTTATATTTCCAAAGAATTGGTAGCCTCTAAAAATTTGAACGCGGGTACGATTGTCCGTGAACTTGGGAAGTATATCCAAGGTGGGGGCGGTGGGCAACCTTTCTTTGCTACGGCTGGGGGTAAAAATCCAGGCGGAATAGCCGAGGCTTTAGCCAAGGCTAAGGCGTATATGGTCTGA
- a CDS encoding TPM domain-containing protein: protein MSKVEDFLSAEEEQEIVETILLAEKNTSGEIRVHIESHSEIDHFERAKEVFHLLKMDNTKEENGVLLYFAVNDKKFAICGDKGINRVVPDNFWESTKEAIQSHFKNGAFKEGIIAGILKAGTELKKHFPWMQGDTNELSNEVSKG from the coding sequence ATGTCCAAAGTAGAAGATTTTTTAAGTGCCGAAGAGGAGCAAGAAATTGTTGAGACCATATTACTTGCGGAGAAAAATACTTCAGGTGAAATCAGGGTTCATATTGAATCACATTCGGAAATAGACCATTTTGAACGCGCAAAAGAGGTTTTTCATTTGCTGAAAATGGATAATACCAAGGAAGAAAACGGGGTGCTACTTTATTTTGCCGTAAACGATAAAAAATTCGCTATTTGCGGTGATAAGGGAATAAATAGGGTCGTACCGGATAATTTTTGGGAATCTACTAAAGAAGCTATCCAAAGCCATTTTAAGAACGGAGCTTTTAAAGAAGGTATTATTGCCGGGATATTGAAAGCTGGAACGGAATTGAAAAAGCATTTTCCTTGGATGCAGGGGGACACAAACGAACTAAGCAATGAGGTATCTAAAGGCTAG
- the era gene encoding GTPase Era gives MKEHKSGFVNIIGNPNVGKSTLMNAFVGEKLSIITSKAQTTRHRILGIVNGEDFQVILSDTPGIIKPAYELQSSMMNFVKSAFEDADVLLYMVEIGEKALKDEAFFEKIRNSKIPVLLLLNKVDTATQELLEEQIQYWQEMLPKVELHPISALSNFNIKNVFERIIELLPEAPPYYPKDQLTDKPERFFVNETIREKILMFYKKEIPYAVEIDTEEFFEDDDIIRMRSVIMVERDSQKGIIIGHKGAALKKVGVEARKDLEKFFGKQVHLELYVKVNKNWRSDSRQLKRFGYNS, from the coding sequence ATGAAAGAACATAAATCGGGGTTTGTAAACATAATCGGTAATCCGAATGTCGGAAAGTCCACTTTAATGAACGCTTTTGTGGGCGAGAAGCTTTCCATAATCACTTCTAAGGCTCAAACTACGAGACATCGTATATTAGGAATAGTAAACGGGGAAGATTTTCAGGTCATTCTTTCCGATACTCCCGGAATTATTAAACCAGCTTACGAATTGCAATCTTCCATGATGAATTTTGTAAAATCGGCTTTTGAGGATGCCGATGTTTTATTGTATATGGTAGAAATAGGTGAGAAAGCTTTAAAAGACGAAGCTTTTTTTGAGAAAATAAGGAATAGTAAAATTCCTGTCTTACTCTTATTGAATAAAGTGGATACTGCGACTCAAGAGCTTCTAGAGGAACAAATACAGTATTGGCAAGAAATGCTTCCTAAAGTTGAATTACATCCAATATCGGCGTTATCCAATTTTAATATTAAGAATGTATTTGAACGGATTATAGAACTACTTCCAGAGGCTCCGCCTTATTACCCAAAGGACCAATTAACCGACAAACCTGAACGCTTTTTTGTAAATGAAACCATTAGGGAGAAAATATTAATGTTTTACAAGAAGGAGATTCCTTATGCGGTAGAGATAGATACAGAAGAATTTTTTGAAGATGATGATATTATTCGAATGCGTTCTGTAATAATGGTAGAAAGGGATTCCCAGAAAGGAATCATAATTGGACACAAAGGTGCGGCTTTGAAGAAAGTGGGGGTTGAGGCGAGGAAGGATTTAGAAAAATTCTTTGGAAAACAAGTGCATTTGGAGCTATATGTCAAAGTAAATAAAAATTGGAGAAGTGATTCTCGACAGCTAAAAAGGTTTGGCTATAACAGTTAG
- a CDS encoding GSCFA domain-containing protein produces MKLQTQIPFSKADSQIDYSSRLLLLGSCFSQNIGDKLGYFKFRSLQNPLGILFHPLAIKNLIDRAVEQRIYTAKEIFSLNERWHCFDAHSALSANTQEGILQKLNDGLKHTNEQITEATHLCITLGTAWVYQHLDTDTIVANCHKVPRKEFEKRILSISEIVKSLEHLINQIRVLNKEAQIIFTVSPVRHLKDGFVENQRSKAHLVSAIHQLRLSTNGRNQNYFPAYELMMDELRDYRFYAQDMVHPNELAIGYIWEKFKEVWISEEVYPTMDKVMDIQKGISHKAFNPASEQHQKFQKSLKDKIAYIKEAYPFMEFTT; encoded by the coding sequence ATGAAACTACAAACTCAAATTCCATTTTCTAAAGCCGATAGTCAAATTGATTATTCGAGTCGACTGTTGCTATTGGGTTCATGTTTCTCTCAAAATATAGGGGATAAGCTAGGCTACTTTAAGTTTCGATCGTTACAGAATCCCTTAGGGATACTGTTTCATCCTTTGGCTATTAAAAATCTTATTGACAGGGCGGTAGAACAGCGAATCTATACGGCAAAAGAGATTTTTTCTCTTAATGAACGATGGCATTGTTTTGATGCACATTCAGCTTTAAGTGCAAATACACAGGAAGGAATACTTCAAAAACTAAATGATGGTTTAAAACATACGAATGAGCAAATAACTGAAGCTACACATCTCTGTATTACATTGGGCACTGCTTGGGTATATCAACATCTAGACACCGATACAATTGTCGCTAATTGTCATAAAGTGCCTAGGAAGGAATTTGAAAAACGCATTTTATCCATTTCAGAAATAGTTAAATCCTTGGAGCATTTAATAAATCAAATTCGAGTATTAAATAAAGAGGCGCAGATAATATTTACGGTATCTCCCGTTCGACATCTTAAAGATGGTTTTGTAGAAAATCAACGTAGTAAAGCGCATTTGGTAAGTGCCATTCATCAGCTGCGGTTGTCTACAAATGGTAGGAATCAAAATTATTTTCCAGCCTATGAACTAATGATGGATGAGCTCCGTGATTATCGATTCTATGCTCAGGACATGGTTCATCCTAACGAGTTGGCAATCGGTTATATTTGGGAGAAATTTAAAGAGGTGTGGATTTCAGAGGAGGTCTATCCAACGATGGATAAGGTGATGGACATACAGAAAGGAATCAGCCATAAGGCTTTTAATCCAGCATCGGAACAGCATCAAAAGTTTCAAAAGTCGCTTAAGGATAAAATTGCTTATATAAAAGAAGCGTATCCGTTCATGGAATTTACTACATGA
- a CDS encoding TPM domain-containing protein: MRYLKASLSFLLFITILPLWSQFEIPEKPEKQTSVYDYINLLPPDQKNSLEQKLIRYSDSTSTQIVTVIIASTEGENITYLGANWGQKWGIGQEGKDNGILILLARDDRRIAINTGYGVEGSLTDAMSRRIIENIIIPSFKTGDYYGGLNSGADAIFQVLNGEFKEERTFDNSEGFPFSSIIPLIIFFIILIILSKRNKRKGGGSGGRKGSGLDLWDIIILSNMGRSGRSSGGFGGGGSFGGGGFGGGFGGGGFGGGGASGGW, from the coding sequence ATGAGGTATCTAAAGGCTAGTCTTAGCTTTTTATTGTTCATTACCATTCTACCGCTATGGAGCCAGTTTGAAATACCTGAAAAACCAGAAAAGCAGACTAGTGTTTACGATTATATCAACTTACTGCCACCCGACCAAAAAAATTCCTTAGAACAAAAGCTTATTCGCTATTCGGACAGTACTTCTACTCAAATTGTTACGGTTATCATAGCCAGTACGGAAGGTGAGAACATTACCTATCTTGGAGCCAACTGGGGACAAAAATGGGGTATTGGCCAAGAAGGAAAAGACAATGGAATTTTAATCCTACTTGCTCGAGACGATAGAAGGATAGCTATTAATACGGGATATGGTGTTGAGGGCTCCCTTACAGATGCCATGTCCAGAAGAATCATCGAGAACATTATCATCCCCAGTTTTAAAACTGGTGACTATTATGGTGGACTCAATAGTGGCGCCGACGCAATTTTTCAGGTATTGAACGGTGAATTTAAGGAGGAACGGACTTTTGATAATTCGGAAGGATTTCCATTTAGTTCAATCATACCCTTAATCATTTTTTTTATCATATTGATCATCCTTTCCAAACGAAATAAACGCAAGGGAGGCGGTAGTGGCGGCAGAAAAGGCAGCGGCTTGGATTTATGGGACATCATTATTTTAAGCAATATGGGCCGTAGCGGACGTTCCAGTGGTGGATTTGGCGGAGGTGGGAGTTTTGGAGGAGGCGGATTTGGAGGCGGTTTCGGCGGAGGCGGTTTTGGAGGCGGAGGTGCTTCTGGTGGATGGTAA
- the der gene encoding ribosome biogenesis GTPase Der has product MGAIVAIVGRPNVGKSTFFNRLIQRREAIVDAVSGVTRDRHYGKSDWNGKEFSIIDTGGYVVGSDDIFEKEIDKQVELAIAEADAIIFMVDVETGVTGMDEDVAKLLRRVNKPVFLAINKVDNAMREEDAVEFYSLGLGEYYTLSSINGSGTGELLDALVKELPDVEEEESELPRFAVVGRPNAGKSSFINALIGEERYIVTDIAGTTRDSIDTKYNRFGFEFNLVDTAGIRRKSKVKEDLEFYSVMRSVRAIEHCDVCLLLMDATRGFDGQVANIFWLAHRNHKGIVILVNKWDLVEDKETNTIKQYTQRIKQAIEPFTDVPILFISVLTKQRIFKAIETAVEVYNNRNKKIITRKFNDVMLPIIENYPPPAYKGKYVKIKFCTQLPTPYPQFAFFCNLPQYVREPYKRYLENKIREEFDFTGVPITIFMRKK; this is encoded by the coding sequence ATGGGCGCCATTGTTGCTATTGTTGGAAGACCTAATGTAGGGAAATCCACCTTTTTTAATCGATTAATACAGCGTCGAGAGGCTATAGTTGATGCCGTTAGCGGTGTAACTCGTGATCGCCACTATGGAAAAAGTGATTGGAACGGTAAGGAGTTCTCCATCATAGATACAGGCGGTTATGTTGTTGGTAGTGACGATATATTTGAAAAGGAAATTGATAAACAAGTAGAACTTGCCATAGCCGAGGCTGACGCCATTATCTTTATGGTAGATGTGGAGACTGGAGTGACAGGTATGGATGAAGATGTTGCCAAACTTTTAAGAAGGGTAAACAAACCCGTTTTCTTAGCAATAAATAAGGTGGACAACGCCATGAGGGAGGAAGATGCAGTGGAGTTTTACTCCTTAGGGTTAGGGGAATATTATACGCTTTCAAGTATTAATGGTAGTGGTACAGGCGAGCTTTTAGATGCTTTGGTAAAGGAATTACCAGACGTAGAGGAGGAAGAGAGCGAACTGCCGAGGTTTGCTGTTGTGGGTAGGCCAAATGCTGGTAAATCCTCGTTTATCAACGCGCTTATTGGTGAGGAAAGATATATCGTTACCGATATTGCCGGAACAACTCGCGATAGTATCGATACTAAGTACAATAGGTTCGGATTCGAGTTCAACCTCGTAGATACGGCAGGAATCCGTAGAAAATCAAAGGTCAAGGAAGATTTAGAATTTTATTCCGTGATGCGTTCTGTAAGGGCCATTGAACATTGTGATGTCTGTTTGCTACTAATGGACGCTACCCGTGGTTTTGATGGTCAAGTGGCCAATATTTTTTGGCTGGCGCATCGTAATCATAAGGGTATCGTGATTTTAGTGAATAAATGGGATTTGGTCGAGGATAAGGAGACCAATACGATAAAGCAATATACGCAACGTATCAAACAGGCCATAGAACCTTTCACAGATGTACCCATATTATTTATTTCGGTACTTACGAAACAACGTATTTTTAAGGCGATAGAAACTGCGGTTGAGGTATATAATAACAGGAATAAAAAAATCATTACCAGAAAGTTCAATGACGTAATGTTACCGATTATTGAAAACTATCCGCCTCCAGCTTACAAGGGTAAGTATGTAAAAATAAAATTTTGCACCCAGTTGCCAACCCCTTATCCTCAATTCGCTTTTTTCTGTAACCTACCACAGTATGTACGGGAACCGTACAAACGCTATCTAGAAAATAAGATTCGGGAGGAATTTGACTTTACCGGTGTTCCGATCACCATTTTTATGCGGAAGAAGTAG
- a CDS encoding acetyltransferase has protein sequence MHNIIIIGASGHGNVVLDCIEKEGKYRVVGFVDSIKKKGLSHNGYPVLGTEYDLPYIISAYNVQGGIIAIGDNWSRKLVEDRISAILPDFNYIKAIHPNAIIGKRCTIGEGAVVLAGAVVNSGSVVGKFCILNTNSSLDHDSIIGDYSSLAPRVTTGGNLILGCFSAICLGASIIENVEIGEHTVVGAGALVLSHIPSMVMAFGTPATVIKKRKVGEGYLGRNSHSSYIPSYLAK, from the coding sequence ATGCATAATATTATCATAATTGGAGCTTCTGGACATGGAAATGTCGTTTTGGACTGCATTGAGAAAGAAGGAAAATATAGAGTTGTTGGCTTCGTAGATTCTATAAAGAAAAAGGGGCTTTCTCACAACGGATACCCGGTCTTAGGTACTGAATACGATTTACCGTACATCATTTCAGCATATAATGTCCAAGGTGGAATCATTGCAATTGGTGACAATTGGTCAAGAAAATTAGTTGAGGATCGAATATCTGCAATTTTACCAGATTTCAATTATATAAAGGCTATTCATCCAAATGCTATTATTGGCAAGCGTTGCACTATAGGAGAGGGAGCAGTTGTATTGGCTGGAGCCGTAGTTAATTCTGGATCGGTAGTGGGGAAGTTTTGTATTTTGAACACTAATTCTTCTTTGGATCACGACAGCATAATTGGTGATTATTCTAGCCTTGCACCTAGAGTAACTACGGGTGGTAATCTGATACTAGGATGTTTTTCTGCAATTTGCTTAGGGGCAAGCATAATAGAAAATGTTGAAATTGGAGAACATACGGTGGTTGGTGCCGGGGCATTGGTGCTTAGTCATATCCCAAGCATGGTCATGGCATTCGGAACTCCTGCAACTGTCATAAAAAAGCGAAAAGTCGGGGAAGGTTACTTAGGTCGAAATTCCCATTCTTCATATATTCCGAGTTATTTAGCCAAGTAA
- a CDS encoding M23 family metallopeptidase: MSKVKYYYDPDTLSYRKIEPEKSKRYRNIAFFFLGSFLFGLLALILLLNTNIVNTPRELSLQREVKNYELQFELLDRKMGQIEEVLANIEDRDNNIYRLYFEANPIPEEQRRAGFGGINRYKSLEGFNNSEMVIATTKRLDIIKKQMAIQSKSLDEITKLAEEKEKLLVAIPAIQPINNDDLTRMASGYGWRSDPFTKARKMHYGMDFTAPKGTPIYATGDGKVTRADNNSSGYGKHIRIDHGYGYLSLYGHLSQYNVKKGQKVKRGDLIGFVGSTGRSEAPHLHYEVWKDDDRINPINFYYGSLSAEEFENMLKYANQENQSLD, from the coding sequence ATGTCTAAGGTAAAATACTATTACGACCCGGATACACTTTCGTACAGAAAGATAGAACCAGAAAAATCCAAGCGATACAGAAACATTGCATTTTTCTTCTTGGGTTCCTTTCTTTTTGGTCTTTTGGCCCTGATTTTACTTTTAAACACCAACATTGTAAATACGCCCCGTGAACTTTCCTTACAACGGGAAGTAAAAAACTATGAGCTTCAATTTGAGCTATTAGATAGAAAGATGGGGCAAATTGAAGAAGTACTGGCCAATATTGAAGACCGGGACAATAACATATATCGGCTCTATTTTGAGGCCAACCCCATTCCGGAAGAACAAAGGCGTGCGGGTTTTGGTGGAATAAACAGATACAAATCCTTAGAAGGTTTCAATAATTCCGAGATGGTCATTGCTACCACGAAAAGATTGGACATCATTAAAAAACAAATGGCGATACAGTCCAAATCCTTGGATGAAATCACCAAATTGGCAGAAGAAAAAGAAAAGCTTTTGGTAGCCATCCCTGCGATACAGCCAATAAACAACGATGACCTTACACGAATGGCTTCTGGATACGGTTGGCGCTCTGATCCTTTTACAAAGGCAAGAAAAATGCACTACGGTATGGATTTTACCGCCCCAAAAGGCACCCCCATATATGCCACAGGTGATGGAAAAGTGACTAGAGCGGATAATAATTCATCAGGTTACGGAAAGCATATACGAATAGACCACGGTTATGGTTACCTTAGTCTTTATGGGCATTTGAGCCAATACAACGTTAAAAAGGGCCAGAAGGTAAAACGCGGAGATCTTATCGGCTTTGTAGGAAGTACTGGACGATCGGAGGCGCCACATTTACATTACGAGGTCTGGAAGGATGATGACCGCATCAACCCTATCAATTTCTACTATGGCAGTTTGTCCGCAGAAGAATTTGAAAATATGCTGAAATATGCAAACCAAGAAAATCAATCCCTGGATTAA
- a CDS encoding alanine/glycine:cation symporter family protein, translating to MESINNFLADANDIANWPMFTLLIGGGLFLVFFSKLLPYRFFGHAIAIVRGKYDDKSAKGDVSSLQALSAAVAATVGLGNISGVAIAIHRGGPGVVFWIWMTALIGMCIKFYSGSLSIMFRGEDSDGKLQGGPMFYITQGLGKKWKPLAFFFCIAGLFGFLGVFTANQFTETFMSVIQPSEVFFQMDDFSWKLTIGIVLAIITSFVVFGGLSKIAKVATAIVPTMVMLYLAAVIVVMVMNASEVLPSLKLIFTEAWNFNTIVTGGFWGLIIVGVKRAMFSNEAGLGSAPMYHGQSKNNEPIREGLVSMLGPFIDTIMVCTFTAIVIILSGAYLEDTDGIVMTLSAFRTTLFGYGDYLLMIIVSAFALSTLFTYSYYGVKCLSFLTNAKIGKYYNHYFVITIVIAAVVSLDFVTYLIDLSYALMVIPNMIAVLLLAPKVNVAAKKYFLKLKHERT from the coding sequence ATGGAATCGATCAATAATTTTCTTGCAGATGCCAATGATATTGCCAATTGGCCTATGTTTACGCTGCTTATTGGAGGCGGACTTTTTTTAGTTTTTTTTTCTAAACTTCTACCGTATCGATTTTTTGGTCATGCCATTGCCATTGTCAGGGGTAAATATGATGATAAAAGTGCAAAAGGGGACGTAAGTTCACTGCAGGCGTTATCGGCTGCAGTAGCTGCAACCGTTGGTTTAGGAAATATTTCGGGAGTTGCCATTGCTATTCATAGAGGTGGACCAGGCGTTGTTTTTTGGATATGGATGACGGCCCTCATAGGTATGTGTATTAAGTTTTATTCTGGGAGTCTGTCCATTATGTTTCGAGGGGAAGATTCCGATGGTAAACTACAAGGAGGACCTATGTTCTACATCACTCAAGGCTTAGGAAAAAAATGGAAGCCCTTAGCTTTCTTTTTCTGTATTGCGGGTCTATTTGGCTTTTTAGGAGTGTTCACGGCAAATCAGTTTACCGAGACATTCATGAGTGTCATACAGCCTTCAGAAGTTTTTTTTCAAATGGATGATTTTAGTTGGAAACTTACCATTGGTATCGTCTTGGCAATAATAACATCTTTTGTTGTTTTTGGGGGGTTGTCAAAAATCGCCAAAGTCGCGACAGCTATCGTACCCACTATGGTAATGCTTTATTTGGCTGCTGTAATTGTGGTTATGGTGATGAACGCGTCAGAAGTACTTCCATCGTTAAAGTTAATTTTCACAGAGGCATGGAATTTTAATACCATCGTTACCGGCGGTTTCTGGGGTTTGATTATTGTGGGTGTAAAAAGGGCGATGTTCTCTAATGAAGCTGGTTTGGGAAGTGCCCCTATGTATCATGGGCAATCAAAAAATAATGAGCCTATCCGAGAAGGTTTGGTGTCAATGTTGGGTCCTTTTATAGACACAATTATGGTGTGCACATTTACTGCAATCGTGATTATTTTAAGTGGGGCTTATCTGGAGGACACCGATGGAATCGTGATGACCTTAAGTGCCTTTAGGACCACTTTATTCGGATACGGGGATTATTTGCTAATGATTATTGTTTCCGCGTTTGCACTATCAACACTTTTTACTTATTCGTATTATGGAGTCAAATGCCTGTCCTTTTTAACAAATGCTAAAATTGGAAAATATTACAATCACTATTTCGTAATTACTATCGTTATAGCCGCTGTAGTTTCTTTAGATTTTGTTACTTATTTGATTGATTTATCCTATGCTTTAATGGTGATTCCGAATATGATTGCAGTACTTTTACTTGCACCAAAGGTGAACGTAGCCGCAAAGAAATATTTCTTAAAACTTAAGCATGAAAGAACATAA